Proteins from a genomic interval of Flammeovirgaceae bacterium SG7u.111:
- a CDS encoding gamma-glutamylcyclotransferase family protein, whose amino-acid sequence MIIFSYGSNMNLNRITQRVPSAKKITNAYLDGYLLKCIKKNRDGSGKATIIKTGNIEHRVWGILYNLDEAEKHLLDKAEGLHFGYNETHIEVTAAEGEVYTTQVYIAAPEAIDENLIPYHWYKAFIVSGAKENNLPASYMNALEKIPSEQDPNEERQLMNRSILKGE is encoded by the coding sequence ATGATCATTTTTTCATATGGTTCTAACATGAACCTCAATAGGATTACCCAAAGAGTCCCTTCTGCTAAAAAAATAACAAATGCCTATCTTGACGGATACCTATTGAAATGCATAAAAAAGAACAGAGATGGCTCAGGAAAAGCAACTATCATTAAAACAGGAAATATTGAACACAGAGTTTGGGGGATTCTGTACAATTTGGATGAAGCAGAAAAACATCTGCTCGATAAAGCCGAAGGTTTACATTTTGGCTACAATGAAACGCACATTGAAGTAACAGCTGCCGAGGGCGAAGTATATACCACCCAAGTGTATATAGCCGCTCCCGAAGCCATTGACGAAAATCTTATCCCTTATCATTGGTACAAAGCATTTATAGTTTCGGGGGCAAAAGAGAATAACCTTCCCGCCTCCTATATGAATGCTTTAGAGAAAATCCCTTCCGAACAAGACCCGAACGAAGAAAGGCAACTGATGAATAGAAGTATTTTGAAGGGAGAATAA